One window of Populus nigra chromosome 5, ddPopNigr1.1, whole genome shotgun sequence genomic DNA carries:
- the LOC133695436 gene encoding F-box protein SKIP2-like, which yields MGQSSSTTNYSINRFLTPATISSESSDLADEINIGPLRDHTEDIPDDCLAYIFQLLKAGDRKSSSLVCKRWLRVDAQNRRRLSLIAQSEIISYVPKIFTRFDSVAKLSLRCGRKSVSLNDDALLMISIRCENLTRLKLRGCRELTELGMANFAKNCKNLTKFSCGSCNFGVEGINWMLKYCTDLEELTIKRLRSVNNGNELVIVPGAAALSLKSICLKELVNGQCFEPLVVECKKLKTLKVIRCLGDWDSVLVKIGNGNGILSDVHLERLQVSDIGLGAIAKCVNIDSLHIVRNPDCSNLGLVSVAENCRKLRKLHIDGWNINRIGDEGLIAVAKQCPELQELVLICVHVTHLSMAAIAVNCQRLERLALCGIGAIGDAEIACIAAKCVELKKLCIKGCAISDTAIEALAWGCPNLVKVKIKKCRGVSSEVVNWLLRRKGSLVVSFDAAESEGLDASGSDVGDQESGVEFPVMGDQVVVRDGPSVSVGRLALLRAKLGFFASRNLVPCAFNKSSNHGDSSSSNL from the coding sequence ATGGGCCAATCATCTTCCACCACTAATTATTCAATCAACCGATTCTTAACCCCCGCGACCATCTCATCCGAATCCTCAGATTTAGCCGACGAAATCAATATCGGACCTCTCAGAGACCACACGGAGGACATACCAGACGATTGTTTAGCTTACATATTCCAGCTTCTCAAAGCCGGTGACCGCAAAAGCTCATCCCTTGTCTGCAAACGATGGCTACGCGTCGATGCTCAAAATCGCCGCCGGCTTTCTCTGATTGCGCAATCGGAGATTATTTCCTATGTACCTAAGATCTTTACTCGATTCGATTCGGTTGCTAAACTATCTCTCCGGTGTGGTCGGAAATCTGTTAGCTTAAATGATGATGCGTTGCTGATGATTTCTATCCGGTGCGAGAATCTCACGCGACTCAAGCTCCGTGGATGTCGTGAACTGACTGAGTTAGGTATGGCTAACTTTGCTAAAAATTGTAAGAACCTGACGAAATTTTCGTGCGGTTCGTGCAATTTCGGGGTTGAAGGAATTAATTGGATGTTAAAGTATTGTACTGATCTTGAAGAGTTGACTATTAAGCGGCTTAGAAGTGTCAATAATGGGAACGAATTGGTCATCGTTCCCGGCGCGGCCGCATTAAGTTTAAAATCCATTTGTTTGAAGGAGTTGGTTAATGGGCAATGCTTTGAACCGCTTGTGGTTGAATGCAAGAAGCTTAAGACCTTGAAAGTGATTCGTTGTTTAGGTGATTGGGATAGTGTGCTTGTAAAAATTGGGAATGGAAATGGGATTTTGAGTGATGTTCACTTAGAGAGGTTGCAAGTGAGTGATATTGGACTTGGAGCAATTGCCAAATGTGTAAATATAGATAGTTTGCATATTGTGAGGAATCCTGACTGTTCAAATTTAGGGCTTGTTTCTGTGGCAGAGAATTGTAGGAAGTTGAGGAAGCTTCATATTGATGGGTGGAATATTAATCGGATTGGAGATGAGGGTTTAATAGCTGTAGCGAAACAGTGCCCGGAGTTACAAGAGCTTGTTTTGATTTGTGTTCATGTTACGCATTTGAGTATGGCAGCAATTGCTGTTAACTGTCAGAGATTGGAGCGATTGGCATTGTGCGGGATTGGAGCTATTGGTGATGCGGAGATTGCTTGCATTGCAGCTAAATGTGTGGAGTTAAAGAAGCTTTGCATCAAGGGCTGTGCTATTTCTGATACTGCCATTGAAGCTCTTGCTTGGGGATGTCCGAATTTGGTTAAGGTTAAGATCAAGAAATGCAGAGGAGTTAGTAGTGAAGTTGTGAATTGGTTGTTGCGGCGCAAGGGGTCACTTGTTGTTAGTTTCGATGCTGCTGAAAGTGAAGGGTTGGATGCCAGTGGCAGTGATGTTGGAGATCAAGAAAGTGGTGTGGAATTCCCGGTGATGGGTGACCAAGTAGTTGTCCGTGATGGCCCTTCAGTCAGCGTTGGGAGATTGGCTTTGCTTAGGGCGAAGCTGGGGTTTTTTGCCAGCAGGAATTTAGTGCCCTGTGCGTTTAACAAGTCATCAAATCACGGGGATAGTTCAAGTAGCAATCTGTGA